A genome region from Crossiella equi includes the following:
- a CDS encoding putative leader peptide, with protein MTSPGRRLLLVARRHVDYLRVSSALCRPNV; from the coding sequence ATGACCTCGCCTGGACGACGCTTGCTCCTCGTGGCCCGCCGCCACGTGGACTACCTGCGCGTCTCCAGCGCGCTCTGCCGACCGAACGTCTAG
- the hemW gene encoding radical SAM family heme chaperone HemW yields the protein MPSVLPDGDPAPQDGALPATALSGLGTRPFGVYVHVPFCATRCGYCDFNTYTPGELGSAASPQSWLEGLRRELALAAHVLGNPPAAQTVFVGGGTPSLLGADGLAAVLGAVRDNFGLAPGAEVTTESNPESTSPEFFAGILDAGYTRVSLGMQSAAPHVLSVLDRTHTPGRARAAAKEARAAGFEHVNLDLIYGTPGESAWDLAQSLDVVLDGGVDHVSAYALIVEEGTALARRIARGELPTPDDDVLAERYEQVDRTLEQAGLRWYEVSNWATDEAARCRHNLGYWLGGDWWGAGPGAHSHVGGVRWWNVKHPSRYAKLLAEGHSPAAGRETLDPADRDVERILLELRLVEGLPVDVLDADGRAEAGIAASDGLLEPAALAQGRCVLTDKGRLLADAVVRRLVP from the coding sequence ATGCCTTCTGTGCTTCCCGACGGAGACCCCGCTCCGCAGGACGGTGCGCTGCCCGCCACCGCCCTGTCCGGCCTGGGCACGCGTCCGTTCGGGGTGTACGTGCACGTCCCGTTCTGCGCCACCCGCTGCGGCTACTGCGACTTCAACACCTACACCCCCGGTGAGCTGGGCTCGGCCGCCTCACCCCAGTCCTGGCTGGAGGGTCTGCGCCGCGAGCTCGCGCTGGCCGCCCACGTGCTGGGAAACCCGCCCGCCGCGCAGACCGTGTTCGTGGGCGGCGGCACCCCGTCCCTGCTCGGCGCGGACGGGCTGGCCGCGGTGCTCGGCGCCGTCCGCGACAACTTCGGCCTGGCCCCCGGCGCGGAGGTCACCACCGAGTCCAACCCCGAGTCCACCTCGCCGGAGTTCTTCGCCGGGATCCTCGACGCCGGGTACACCCGGGTGTCGCTGGGCATGCAGTCGGCCGCCCCGCACGTGCTGTCCGTGCTGGACCGCACGCACACCCCGGGCCGGGCCCGGGCGGCGGCCAAGGAGGCCCGCGCGGCCGGGTTCGAGCACGTCAACCTCGACCTCATCTACGGCACGCCCGGGGAGAGCGCCTGGGACCTCGCGCAGTCCCTGGACGTCGTGCTGGACGGGGGCGTGGACCACGTCTCGGCGTACGCGCTGATCGTGGAGGAGGGCACCGCGCTGGCCCGCCGCATCGCCCGCGGCGAGCTGCCCACCCCGGACGACGACGTGCTGGCCGAGCGGTACGAGCAGGTCGACCGCACCCTGGAACAGGCCGGGCTGCGCTGGTACGAGGTGTCCAACTGGGCCACCGACGAGGCCGCCCGGTGCCGCCACAACCTGGGCTACTGGCTGGGCGGGGACTGGTGGGGCGCCGGACCGGGCGCGCACAGCCACGTCGGCGGGGTGCGCTGGTGGAACGTCAAGCACCCCAGCCGCTACGCCAAGCTGCTCGCCGAGGGCCACTCGCCCGCGGCGGGCCGGGAGACCCTGGACCCGGCCGACCGGGACGTGGAGCGCATCCTGCTGGAGCTGCGCCTGGTCGAGGGTCTGCCGGTGGACGTGCTGGACGCCGACGGCCGTGCGGAGGCCGGCATCGCCGCCTCCGACGGCCTGCTGGAGCCCGCCGCGCTCGCGCAGGGTCGCTGCGTGCTCACCGACAAGGGCCGCCTGCTCGCCGACGCCGTGGTGCGGAGGCTGGTGCCCTAA
- the hrcA gene encoding heat-inducible transcriptional repressor HrcA codes for MNTGSPDDRRFEVLRAIVADYVSTQEPVGSKALVDRHNLGVSSATVRNDMAVLEEDGYITQPHTSAGRVPTDKGYRVFVDRLSDVKPLSTAERRAIQTFLDGALDLDDVLRRSVRLLAQLTRQVAVVQYPTLTRSVVRHIEVVPITPARLMLVTITDTGRVEQRMVDLGDVISPDDVGRVRTVLNSALVGRRLAEASARVAELPEGAPTELRDVMLRVCTVLIESLVEHPEERLLLGGTANLTRSTADFPGSLRSVLEALEEQVVVLKLLQAAHDHSTITVRIGEENEAEEMRTTSVVSIGYGGVAGTVLGGMGVVGPTRMDYPGTMAAVRAVAAYVGEILAGR; via the coding sequence GTGAACACAGGGTCGCCGGACGACCGGCGGTTCGAGGTGCTGCGGGCCATCGTCGCCGACTACGTCTCCACGCAGGAGCCGGTCGGGTCGAAGGCGCTCGTGGACCGGCACAACCTCGGCGTGTCCAGTGCGACGGTGCGCAACGACATGGCCGTGCTGGAGGAGGACGGGTACATCACCCAGCCCCACACCAGCGCGGGGCGCGTGCCGACGGACAAGGGCTACCGGGTCTTCGTCGACCGGCTCAGCGACGTCAAACCGCTGTCCACGGCCGAGCGGCGGGCGATCCAGACCTTCCTGGACGGCGCGCTCGACCTCGACGACGTGCTGCGGCGCAGCGTCCGGCTGCTCGCCCAGCTCACCCGGCAGGTCGCGGTCGTGCAGTACCCCACGCTCACCCGCTCGGTGGTGCGCCACATCGAGGTGGTGCCGATCACACCGGCCCGCCTGATGCTGGTCACCATCACCGACACCGGCCGGGTCGAGCAGCGCATGGTCGACCTCGGCGACGTGATCAGCCCGGACGACGTCGGCCGGGTGCGCACCGTGCTCAACTCCGCCCTGGTCGGGCGGCGCCTGGCCGAGGCCTCCGCGCGGGTGGCCGAGCTGCCCGAGGGCGCGCCCACCGAGCTGCGCGACGTCATGCTCCGGGTGTGCACCGTGCTGATCGAGTCGCTGGTGGAGCACCCCGAGGAGCGGCTGCTGCTCGGCGGCACCGCCAACCTCACCCGCAGCACCGCGGACTTCCCCGGCTCGCTGCGCAGCGTGCTGGAGGCACTGGAGGAACAAGTCGTGGTGCTCAAGCTGTTGCAGGCGGCACACGACCACTCGACGATCACCGTGCGGATCGGCGAGGAGAACGAGGCCGAGGAGATGCGCACCACGTCGGTGGTCTCCATCGGCTACGGCGGTGTGGCCGGCACCGTGCTCGGCGGCATGGGTGTCGTCGGACCGACGAGAATGGACTACCCCGGCACGATGGCGGCCGTTCGCGCCGTCGCCGCGTACGTGGGAGAGATCCTGGCCGGGCGCTGA
- a CDS encoding type II toxin-antitoxin system VapB family antitoxin, which yields MIFRDVRDGRPYPEHGLSTREWAKIPPRPVRLDELVTTKKVLELDRLLSSDSTFFGDLFAHAVQWRGEMFLEDGLHRAVRAALQQRNFIHVRVLVLG from the coding sequence GTGATCTTCAGGGACGTCCGGGACGGACGGCCGTACCCGGAGCACGGGCTGAGCACGCGGGAGTGGGCGAAGATCCCGCCGAGGCCCGTGCGGCTGGACGAACTGGTCACGACGAAGAAGGTCCTGGAGCTGGACCGGCTGCTCAGCTCGGACTCCACGTTCTTCGGCGACCTGTTCGCGCACGCGGTGCAGTGGCGGGGCGAGATGTTCCTGGAGGACGGTCTGCACCGGGCGGTGCGGGCGGCGCTGCAGCAGCGGAACTTCATCCACGTGCGGGTGCTGGTCCTGGGCTGA
- a CDS encoding nuclear transport factor 2 family protein — protein MPTEIEDRLAIQDLANHYALAVDGKDWAALAGVFTSDARFAAAGVADCQGVEAVVGFVRASCQHLDLTQHHNSNHLVTVAGDDAAHTSYAQAQHVRRGLPGGEKFLVACRYDDRLRRTPDGWRFTSRTVTIVWTEGNPAVLAMPTA, from the coding sequence GTGCCGACCGAGATCGAGGACCGCCTCGCCATCCAGGACCTGGCCAACCACTACGCCCTCGCCGTCGACGGCAAGGACTGGGCCGCGCTGGCGGGGGTGTTCACATCGGACGCGCGTTTCGCCGCGGCCGGGGTCGCCGACTGCCAGGGCGTGGAAGCGGTGGTGGGCTTCGTGCGGGCCTCCTGCCAGCACCTGGACCTCACCCAGCACCACAACTCCAACCACCTGGTCACCGTGGCCGGGGACGATGCCGCGCACACCAGCTACGCGCAGGCCCAGCACGTGCGGCGGGGCCTGCCCGGCGGCGAGAAGTTCCTGGTGGCCTGCCGCTACGACGACCGGCTGCGCCGCACCCCGGACGGCTGGCGGTTCACCAGCCGGACCGTGACGATCGTGTGGACCGAGGGCAACCCGGCGGTGCTGGCGATGCCCACGGCTTAG